In Companilactobacillus allii, one genomic interval encodes:
- a CDS encoding HD domain-containing protein, whose amino-acid sequence MDAEQQIEEIRNFSYKKMVTDHTGHNFDHIKRVVKMATKLQKEEKTDKIITIGAAYLHDVADDKLVSDPPKLESEIREFLHGIKLNAEQIEEIMYITHNLSFSKSLSKNPPKLSLAGQVVQDSDRLDAIGAIGITRAIYYGGVNSETIYDPTIKPREKMNKAQYRNLDNETIINHFYEKLLKLTSMMNTTTAKKIALHRQQFMYEFLNEFKSEWISEK is encoded by the coding sequence ATGGATGCTGAACAACAAATCGAAGAAATTCGTAATTTTTCATATAAGAAAATGGTGACCGATCACACTGGTCATAACTTTGATCATATAAAACGTGTTGTAAAAATGGCAACTAAATTACAAAAAGAAGAAAAGACTGACAAAATAATAACCATTGGTGCCGCATATCTACATGATGTTGCCGATGATAAATTGGTCTCTGACCCACCGAAACTAGAATCAGAAATCAGAGAATTTCTACATGGTATCAAACTCAATGCAGAACAAATCGAAGAAATAATGTACATTACTCATAATCTTTCCTTCAGTAAATCATTGAGCAAGAATCCACCGAAGCTTTCTCTTGCTGGACAAGTCGTTCAAGATTCAGACAGATTGGATGCAATTGGAGCGATTGGAATTACAAGAGCAATCTATTATGGTGGAGTAAATTCTGAGACCATCTATGATCCAACTATTAAACCACGTGAAAAAATGAATAAGGCACAATATCGTAATCTTGATAATGAAACTATAATCAATCATTTTTACGAAAAACTGTTAAAATTAACAAGTATGATGAATACGACAACTGCAAAGAAGATTGCGCTGCATCGTCAACAGTTCATGTATGAATTTTTAAACGAATTCAAATCTGAATGGATATCCGAAAAGTAA
- a CDS encoding universal stress protein: MFEKIIVAIDGSPISYRALDVSMELALKFDSSIELVSIVNTNNIPVSVGVSYMPMVNDLEAQTKKHLKVAEQQLKNQEIEYNVICEKGDPRVFISTEVPKNTKADLIVLGKKGKHALETFFIGSVARYVSEKAEIPVLLVD, from the coding sequence ATGTTTGAAAAAATTATTGTAGCTATCGATGGTAGTCCAATTTCTTATAGGGCATTAGATGTCAGTATGGAGCTAGCACTCAAATTTGATTCCTCAATTGAGCTAGTTTCAATTGTGAATACTAATAATATTCCTGTTAGTGTTGGTGTCTCATATATGCCAATGGTCAATGATTTGGAAGCTCAAACAAAGAAACACTTAAAAGTCGCTGAGCAGCAGTTAAAAAATCAAGAGATAGAGTACAATGTCATTTGTGAAAAGGGAGATCCACGAGTATTTATATCGACTGAAGTACCTAAAAACACTAAGGCAGACTTGATTGTTTTAGGTAAGAAAGGTAAGCACGCACTTGAAACATTCTTTATCGGATCGGTTGCTAGATACGTTTCTGAAAAAGCAGAGATACCCGTTTTATTAGTTGATTAA
- the relB gene encoding type II toxin-antitoxin system RelB family antitoxin produces the protein MAITSDSEKNWLQYMADFYGISLSELLKNYSIGRLENEYDQHIADISHKRWVKDGKKIVSMDDIIHEFGDHS, from the coding sequence ATGGCAATTACATCTGATAGTGAAAAAAACTGGCTACAATATATGGCTGATTTCTACGGTATCAGTCTATCTGAATTGTTAAAGAACTACTCCATAGGTCGACTGGAGAATGAGTATGATCAACATATTGCTGATATATCACATAAACGTTGGGTTAAAGATGGCAAGAAAATTGTATCTATGGACGATATAATTCATGAATTTGGTGATCATTCATGA
- a CDS encoding GNAT family N-acetyltransferase: protein MNTVIKRVTVNDVSELCEISRETFKDTFGADNTSENMKDYLDNAYSKNQLISEINTSGTTFWFLMSDDKVVGYLKLNIDQAQSDSVAPGSLEVERIYILKEYKRHGFGSTLIKYAFEVAAKSNRSKIWLGVWEHNEAAKGFYKKMGFKQIRDHVFQLGNDKQRDLILLKQLDK, encoded by the coding sequence ATGAATACTGTAATAAAACGTGTAACGGTAAATGACGTTAGTGAATTATGTGAAATTAGTAGGGAAACTTTCAAGGATACATTTGGGGCTGATAATACTAGTGAAAATATGAAAGATTATCTTGATAATGCCTACTCAAAAAATCAATTAATATCAGAAATAAATACCTCGGGAACGACTTTTTGGTTCTTGATGTCTGATGATAAGGTTGTAGGATATCTTAAGCTCAATATTGATCAGGCACAGTCTGATTCGGTTGCACCTGGTTCTTTGGAAGTAGAAAGAATTTATATACTTAAAGAATACAAGCGACATGGATTTGGTTCTACACTGATTAAGTATGCTTTTGAAGTTGCGGCTAAATCGAATAGAAGCAAAATATGGTTAGGTGTTTGGGAGCACAATGAAGCAGCAAAAGGATTTTATAAAAAGATGGGTTTCAAACAGATACGTGATCATGTATTTCAATTGGGCAATGACAAACAACGTGATTTGATTTTGTTGAAGCAATTGGATAAATAG
- a CDS encoding MarR family winged helix-turn-helix transcriptional regulator produces the protein MEDVLRTIGTIARALDSIANIEFVDIDLTRGQYLYLARICEQPGIIQEQLANQLNVDRATVARSVQKLEKKNIITRQNDAKNLRIKHLLPTEKGRSVYKTVKRENDYSTKIAVDGMTDSEILELSKLLNKMKKNINHSWKYVKDGNKREY, from the coding sequence ATGGAAGATGTATTAAGAACAATCGGAACAATAGCCCGCGCATTAGATTCGATTGCAAATATTGAATTTGTTGATATTGATTTAACACGTGGACAATATTTATATTTGGCACGTATTTGTGAGCAACCGGGGATTATACAAGAACAGTTGGCTAATCAATTGAATGTGGATAGAGCAACTGTGGCTCGATCAGTTCAAAAATTAGAAAAGAAAAATATTATTACTAGGCAAAATGATGCTAAAAATTTGAGAATTAAACATTTGTTGCCAACTGAAAAGGGAAGATCGGTCTATAAAACTGTCAAACGTGAAAATGATTATTCAACTAAAATTGCGGTTGACGGTATGACGGATTCTGAAATTCTGGAATTAAGTAAATTGTTAAATAAAATGAAAAAAAATATTAATCATAGTTGGAAATATGTTAAAGATGGAAATAAACGAGAATATTAA
- a CDS encoding peroxiredoxin: MNYINKEIPDFDVKAYHNGELISYNKKNLLGKWSILFFYPADFSFVCPTELQDLQKNYADFKQNNAEIYSVSVDSEFSHMAWAENTEGIGKIEYPMLSDQKHQLADFFDLLDSQSGQTYRGVFIIDPKGVIKSYTVNAMGIGRNAKEILRTLEAAQFVEENGDNVCPANWHPGEKTIVPSSDLVGKI; encoded by the coding sequence ATGAATTACATAAACAAAGAGATTCCTGATTTTGATGTAAAAGCTTATCATAATGGTGAATTAATAAGTTATAATAAGAAGAATCTACTCGGTAAGTGGTCAATTCTCTTCTTCTACCCAGCAGATTTTTCGTTTGTATGTCCGACTGAATTACAGGATCTACAAAAAAACTACGCTGATTTTAAGCAAAATAATGCTGAAATTTATTCAGTATCTGTTGATAGTGAATTCTCACATATGGCTTGGGCTGAAAATACTGAAGGTATTGGTAAAATCGAATATCCAATGTTATCTGATCAAAAGCACCAGTTAGCTGATTTCTTTGATCTGTTAGATTCACAGAGTGGTCAAACATATCGTGGTGTGTTCATTATCGATCCTAAGGGCGTAATTAAGTCTTATACGGTTAATGCTATGGGCATTGGTAGAAATGCCAAAGAAATCTTAAGAACGCTAGAAGCAGCACAATTTGTAGAAGAGAACGGTGATAATGTTTGTCCTGCAAATTGGCATCCCGGTGAGAAGACAATTGTTCCAAGTAGTGACTTAGTAGGTAAAATTTAG
- the pnuC gene encoding nicotinamide riboside transporter PnuC codes for MTSIFSPKWYVEQMKGWSFKSYMLLMFGLGAITASTLSHSMSGIAVATWFAGVLGFTCTVAITNAKPLNGVLGLISALIYIFVAINAKNFADVILQTSYIILLDIPVLISPQWAKDAEKHIHGLTGTKWLLTALFFFASWGLLYLMDTNLFISPRPVIDSVASAIGFTGALLCTLRFREQYYFWTVQGVMSIILWGVTAAQGDASPVLFLTYIMYFMNDMIAFFDSHIHWFHKVDSASTADVEDVKQQMN; via the coding sequence ATGACAAGTATTTTTAGCCCAAAGTGGTATGTCGAACAAATGAAGGGTTGGAGTTTTAAAAGTTACATGCTTTTAATGTTTGGTTTGGGTGCCATAACAGCTTCAACACTATCACACAGTATGTCAGGTATTGCCGTTGCAACATGGTTTGCCGGTGTTTTAGGATTTACATGTACAGTTGCAATTACTAATGCAAAACCATTGAATGGTGTTTTAGGTTTGATTTCAGCACTTATATATATATTCGTAGCAATTAACGCTAAGAACTTCGCTGATGTTATTTTACAAACAAGTTATATTATTCTTTTGGATATTCCAGTATTAATTAGTCCACAATGGGCAAAAGATGCCGAGAAACATATCCATGGTCTTACAGGTACAAAATGGTTACTTACAGCCTTATTCTTCTTTGCATCATGGGGTCTTTTATATTTGATGGATACAAATCTTTTCATCAGTCCTAGACCAGTTATTGATTCAGTTGCTAGTGCTATTGGTTTTACGGGGGCATTGTTATGTACATTGCGTTTCCGTGAACAGTATTATTTCTGGACAGTTCAAGGTGTTATGTCAATTATCCTTTGGGGTGTTACAGCAGCTCAAGGAGATGCTAGTCCTGTTTTATTCTTGACTTACATTATGTACTTCATGAATGATATGATTGCATTCTTCGATTCACATATTCACTGGTTCCATAAAGTTGATTCTGCTTCAACTGCTGATGTTGAAGATGTGAAGCAACAGATGAACTAA
- a CDS encoding SLAP domain-containing protein — MKKTMLSSLVALSIMLLGSTPSIVNADTTTTGNISKDKGVVTTNEIATLYSLNNNRLKRVKNRALSDGSSWIYSKSLSGIDGETYYRVATNEWVKASSLSNINTKSSNNSSQQSNNQTVDSAVLDKVVGNSNSKVYHTYGQKNFKISTKNVVYFNTEQDAINAGFHKSQI; from the coding sequence ATGAAAAAAACAATGCTTTCAAGTTTAGTTGCACTGTCTATTATGTTACTGGGATCAACACCATCAATTGTCAACGCTGACACGACCACCACTGGTAATATCAGTAAGGATAAAGGAGTAGTAACTACCAATGAAATTGCAACACTTTATTCATTAAATAATAACAGACTCAAACGTGTTAAGAACCGAGCACTCTCAGATGGATCCTCATGGATTTATAGCAAGTCACTATCTGGAATAGATGGAGAAACATATTATCGTGTTGCAACAAACGAATGGGTCAAAGCAAGTTCACTATCAAATATTAATACCAAAAGTTCAAATAATTCTTCACAACAATCTAATAATCAAACTGTAGATTCTGCTGTACTTGATAAGGTTGTTGGAAACTCAAATTCAAAAGTTTACCATACTTATGGACAAAAAAACTTCAAAATAAGCACAAAAAACGTTGTCTACTTTAATACAGAACAAGATGCAATAAACGCTGGATTTCATAAATCACAAATCTAA
- the map gene encoding type I methionyl aminopeptidase: protein MITLKSKREIQGMQEAGDILAGLFNELESYIKIGQSTFDIDNFSYKYIVGHGATPGELNFEGYKYSTCISVNDMICHGCPSKDIFVKEGDLIKVDTVIDYKGYLSDACHAFVVGKASDEVSQLMDVTLKSLYLGIDQAVVGNRIGDIGFAIQEYAENKGYGVVRDYVGHGIGPTMHEAPDVPHYGRPGHGTRLRSGMTITIEPMINVGSFDCSEPDENDGWTVRTVDGSLSCQYEHTIVITDDGPKILTSCDHKMDAKYLL from the coding sequence ATGATAACATTAAAATCGAAGCGAGAGATTCAAGGGATGCAAGAGGCAGGGGATATCTTGGCTGGATTGTTCAATGAATTGGAATCATATATAAAGATCGGACAATCAACATTTGATATCGACAACTTTTCTTATAAATATATTGTTGGACACGGTGCCACACCGGGCGAATTGAACTTTGAAGGCTACAAGTATTCCACTTGTATAAGTGTAAATGACATGATTTGTCACGGTTGTCCAAGTAAGGATATCTTTGTTAAAGAGGGAGATTTAATCAAGGTTGATACGGTTATTGACTACAAGGGCTACTTAAGTGATGCTTGTCATGCTTTTGTTGTCGGTAAAGCTTCAGATGAGGTTTCACAATTGATGGATGTGACTTTGAAGTCACTTTATTTAGGAATTGATCAGGCTGTTGTTGGTAATCGCATTGGTGATATTGGCTTTGCCATTCAAGAGTATGCTGAGAATAAAGGTTACGGAGTTGTTCGTGATTATGTTGGACATGGAATTGGTCCTACGATGCATGAGGCACCGGATGTGCCACACTATGGCAGACCGGGTCACGGGACACGTTTAAGGTCAGGCATGACAATTACTATTGAACCTATGATCAACGTGGGTAGTTTTGATTGCAGTGAACCAGATGAAAATGACGGTTGGACTGTTCGCACGGTTGATGGCAGTTTAAGCTGTCAATATGAACATACTATTGTAATCACTGATGATGGTCCTAAAATTTTGACATCGTGTGATCATAAAATGGATGCAAAATATTTATTATAG
- a CDS encoding alpha/beta hydrolase, which produces MFGKKILKITLISLVGVFVVADLAGGAYLFNYAFKKGNYASTLATGPLKGNNKWFNDQDQKIWTEKSKDGLTLKARYLPAEQQTNKTVIVVHGYGSASKYMGSFVKIFHDAGYNVLAPDNRSFGLSGGEYAGYGWKDRSDMLGWISRVNKKNGSGSQIGLYGISMGAATVMYTLGKQPQNVKWAIEDCGYSTISGELNYQLKEMFHLPSFPLVPTAAIYSKIFAGYNFYEANTKDTLKRSHVPLFLIHGSKDTFVPVSNVYENYKNANDPKKLWVVKGAEHGQSYNKDKAEYIKKVTSYANHYFK; this is translated from the coding sequence ATGTTTGGGAAAAAAATATTAAAGATTACCTTAATAAGTTTGGTAGGAGTATTTGTAGTCGCTGATTTAGCTGGTGGAGCGTATCTATTTAACTATGCCTTTAAGAAAGGCAACTACGCTAGTACATTGGCGACAGGGCCACTGAAGGGAAATAATAAGTGGTTCAATGATCAAGACCAAAAGATTTGGACAGAAAAATCCAAAGATGGTTTGACTTTAAAGGCTAGATATTTACCAGCTGAACAACAGACTAATAAAACAGTGATCGTTGTTCATGGATATGGTAGTGCCAGCAAGTATATGGGTTCTTTCGTTAAAATATTCCATGATGCAGGGTACAATGTCTTGGCTCCTGATAATAGATCCTTTGGTCTTAGTGGCGGTGAGTATGCAGGTTACGGCTGGAAAGATCGAAGCGACATGTTGGGATGGATAAGTCGTGTTAATAAGAAGAATGGTTCAGGTTCACAGATTGGGTTATATGGTATCAGTATGGGTGCTGCTACTGTAATGTATACGTTGGGAAAACAACCACAAAATGTAAAATGGGCTATTGAGGATTGTGGCTATTCAACGATTTCTGGTGAATTGAATTATCAATTAAAGGAAATGTTCCATTTACCAAGCTTCCCATTAGTTCCAACAGCAGCTATTTATTCTAAGATATTTGCTGGATATAACTTCTATGAAGCAAATACTAAGGACACACTAAAAAGGAGTCATGTTCCACTATTTTTGATCCATGGATCAAAGGATACTTTTGTACCAGTTAGCAATGTTTATGAAAACTATAAAAATGCTAATGATCCAAAGAAACTATGGGTAGTAAAGGGTGCAGAACATGGCCAATCCTATAATAAAGATAAAGCGGAATATATTAAAAAAGTGACATCTTATGCGAACCATTATTTTAAATAA
- a CDS encoding phosphatidylglycerophosphatase A: MASFAEQDKEYYEHIIRNLNERGVTLPDIAEIVIFLEKDYVPGLDQGISIHAIKKVLHKREAQNAIMTGIELDVLAEKGLLSSPMQRIMKTDESTYGIDENMAITLASLYGSVSVTNYGYVDKLKHGILSKLNDKSTGKINVFLDDLVGAIAAAACGWLAHNENEVAKLLGEGE, from the coding sequence ATGGCTTCATTTGCTGAACAAGATAAAGAATATTACGAACACATCATCAGGAATCTAAATGAGCGAGGTGTGACTTTGCCAGACATCGCTGAAATTGTTATTTTTCTTGAAAAGGACTACGTCCCTGGTCTTGATCAAGGAATATCCATTCATGCCATTAAAAAAGTATTGCATAAACGTGAAGCCCAAAATGCCATAATGACTGGTATTGAGCTTGATGTATTGGCAGAAAAAGGCCTATTATCCTCACCAATGCAACGAATCATGAAAACTGATGAATCAACTTATGGTATTGACGAAAATATGGCTATAACGTTGGCTAGTTTATATGGATCCGTATCTGTTACAAACTACGGTTACGTCGATAAACTAAAGCACGGTATATTATCGAAATTAAATGACAAATCAACTGGGAAAATCAATGTTTTCTTAGATGACTTAGTTGGTGCCATTGCTGCAGCGGCATGTGGTTGGTTAGCACATAATGAAAATGAAGTCGCAAAGTTACTTGGTGAAGGTGAATAG